The Hymenobacter sp. GOD-10R genome includes a window with the following:
- a CDS encoding SDR family oxidoreductase: MQGKVVLITGGTSGIGRASAVAFGQAGAQIVITGRDAARLRETAQQLTTLGIQHHTVRADVGIVADSERAVAETIATFGRLDVLINNAGISMRALFQDADLDVIQRLMQTNFFGTVYTTKFALPHIQASKGSIVGISSIAGYRGLPGRTGYSASKFAMNGFLEALRTELLPQGVHVLVACPGFTASNIRQTALAADGSAQGESPRDEGQMMSSEEVAQHLVSAVRQRRRDLVLTSQGKLTVFLNKLLPGLTDKLVLNHFRKEEKDFKV; the protein is encoded by the coding sequence ATGCAAGGGAAAGTAGTACTAATAACAGGCGGAACTTCGGGCATCGGCCGAGCAAGTGCCGTGGCCTTTGGGCAGGCCGGCGCGCAAATAGTTATCACGGGGCGGGATGCCGCACGCCTGCGCGAAACGGCCCAGCAACTTACCACCCTAGGTATCCAACACCACACTGTGCGCGCCGATGTGGGCATCGTAGCCGACTCCGAGCGTGCCGTTGCCGAAACCATCGCCACCTTCGGTCGACTCGACGTGCTGATTAACAACGCCGGTATTTCCATGCGGGCGCTATTCCAGGATGCTGACCTCGACGTGATTCAGCGCCTTATGCAGACCAACTTTTTTGGGACGGTGTACACCACCAAGTTTGCGCTGCCCCATATTCAGGCTAGCAAAGGCTCTATTGTGGGCATCTCCAGCATTGCTGGCTACCGAGGTTTGCCGGGGCGTACGGGCTACTCTGCTTCTAAATTCGCTATGAACGGCTTCTTGGAAGCACTACGCACCGAACTGTTGCCTCAAGGCGTGCACGTGCTAGTTGCCTGCCCTGGCTTCACGGCTTCCAATATCCGCCAAACGGCCCTCGCTGCGGATGGCTCCGCGCAAGGGGAGTCGCCGCGCGATGAAGGCCAAATGATGAGCAGCGAAGAAGTAGCCCAGCACCTGGTGAGTGCCGTACGCCAGCGCCGCCGCGACTTGGTGCTCACGAGCCAGGGGAAGCTGACTGTGTTCCTCAACAAACTACTTCCCGGTCTCACGGATAAATTAGTCTTAAATCACTTCCGCAAAGAGGAGAAAGACTTTAAAGTGTAG